The nucleotide sequence cctctccctctttacctcagCCCACCGACCAGCAGGGCATTCATGACACGGGTAGGGGTGCAGCTCTGCACCATGTGACCCAGGGCAAAGTTGGCGCCGTGCCGGATGAAGGTGTTGGCCTCGCTGGCTTTGTGGAGCAGCACGCGTGCCGTCCCTCCACCTCACTGTCCATGGCCCTCTGGAGGTGTACGTACATGTCACCCAGTGTGGCCATGGCAGCACAGGACACTGCAGAGCGCAGGTTCTTCACCTGAATCATAATAACACGCACAGGACCAGATATTAATGTTGAGCAGTACAACCCACGAACATCAGAAACATGACACAATAATTTGACTTGTTCTCCAAATGTAGCAGATTTGTGCAGATGAATGAATAGGGCAGTGAATTAATACAGCTACCTCATTTATAATGGCAAGGCAGATATCATGGAGTTTAGGCATCAGTATGTCCATGTGGTTCTGAGCCATAACACGGAGAGAGGTCAAGCCCTCGATCTTCTTCTCCCTGCAATTCAGTAAAATAAATGTAAGCATTTTCCACAACATTTTCCAAAAATCTTATAATGATGTTCATCAATTAGGACTCTGGTCTCTTAAATTCAGAAGTTTCTACGCTCTGTAGCTCAAATAGACATTTCCAAGGACACTACACTGTGCTTCCTTTAGCCTAGCTCCATTGGTCTTGTCTACAGTGAATGCTCACCAGTCATCAGAGGCAGAGTGGAGCAGCTTGAAGGTCTTAGTCAGGTCCTGCTCTGGGTTGGACAGGGGCTGCAATCTGGCCTGGTTCCTAATTTGGCTCTTTGGCTCACTGGCTGCCTTCTTGTCTATGGGTTGAaagcagacatctctctctctatgaactGTATTTATGTATGTACTCATTTCCATATCTGTTTGTAGCTTTTAACACTAGTTCATTTGAATATCATTTTAAATTTAGCACATATTTTTGGTGCTCTCCCTGCTCAGAAGCAGGGTCCAATTAGCCTTGAGTAAAGGTGATCTCACAGTGAAACAGGCAAATCAAGTGTGGAAAAATGTCTTAGCCCTGGGCTAAAGCCATTTGTGTCCCTTCCCTTCCTACTGTTTTTCTATCACCCTACCTAGCTTCATCTCCCTGTCTAATTTACATTAGTGTGAGAACATGAGAGGGACTGACCTGAGCCGGTGGCAGCCTTTGCCAGGCTAAGGAACCTTATAGGCCGAGGCTGTTTGCTCCTGGGCTTGGTAGGTGGGGGAGCAGGCCTGGGTGGGCTGTCACGCGCCTTTACCGGGGTCCCAACATCCAAGTAGTCACGGAGCTCGGCAGGGGTGTTCatatttctgaacataacgcgccaaacaaacggaggtattttgaatataaaaaataatgtttatggaacaaaaggaacatttgttgtgtaactgggagtctcgtgagtgaaaacatccgaagatcatcaaaggtaaactatgaatttaattgcttttctgattttcatgaccGAGCTacttgatgctaagtgtacttaatgttttgttgagcgatcgataaacttacacaaacgattggattgctttcgctgtaaagcataatttcaaaatctgacacgacaggtggattaacaaaaggctaaactgtgttttcctatattgcacttgtgatttcatgaatataaatatttttagtaatatttattgaatgtagcgctatgctattcagcacTTGTTGATGACATTAATCCCGTTAACAAGATTGtagccataacaagttaatcCCTTCTCTTAACATGTATGGCCCCAAAACATAATCAAGCAGCTGACCAATTATGCAAGACTTTAGTTCGAAGTTAACTGAGATTAATCAACAACtggatacatttttttatttctaaAGTGAAACTATCCTCCGCATTGGAGTATCTCTACAAGTACAAG is from Oncorhynchus gorbuscha isolate QuinsamMale2020 ecotype Even-year linkage group LG14, OgorEven_v1.0, whole genome shotgun sequence and encodes:
- the LOC123994791 gene encoding TOG array regulator of axonemal microtubules protein 2-like, with amino-acid sequence MQRAEREAMEAKQRKISAIHENYVRTALIGVGSTFAHHFVPSIQCIPRPKAPPRPLPRRLEHIALAPLKNVVGVDGAQGRPGSHSLESIQVNKSFSSSSVWPVPVPPTGAPSKRGKKKEGRRGVKALKVQSDQGCADNNGPIDLMEEVRDIEAHLKEEAWKVVHEVKAMGRRSLGSDMSMGEIVTSSLGSLSSVDMNTPAELRDYLDVGTPVKARDSPPRPAPPPTKPRSKQPRPIRFLSLAKAATGSDKKAASEPKSQIRNQARLQPLSNPEQDLTKTFKLLHSASDDWEKKIEGLTSLRVMAQNHMDILMPKLHDICLAIINEVKNLRSAVSCAAMATLGDMYVHLQRAMDSEVEGRHACCSTKPARPTPSSGTAPTLPWVTWCRAAPLPVS